In Cryptomeria japonica chromosome 5, Sugi_1.0, whole genome shotgun sequence, the genomic window GATGCTAGAGGAGGAAGGATTCCCTCTCAAAAAATGTTCAGATACTCTTGTGTGGAGAGTCCTTAGCGTTGGATCCTAATGGGTAATATCCATTTCTTTGGGAGCAAAATTCTACAACACCTAACTATTTGGGTTGGGGGCTACAAGTTTGAATTTTGATGGCAAGAAAAGTTGAATAAGGCGATGAGTTGGCGTAGGATGATGTGGAATCAAATGATGTGGACTCCTTTATGTGTGTGGAATAGTCATGTTGAAAATGGTAGTTTCTTTCCACTAATGTGGCATGGGGTTCATCATTTGTGTCACGTGAGCCTTTTGGTTTACCATGATATGATACACTAGCATCATTGTAATGAGACACGTGGGAGTCAGGATAATATGACAAGGTAATCCCTAGGGAAAGAAAGGCTATGGATATTAATATTGTTATCACATCTTACTACATGTTTTGCTGCTTGCATGAGCGGAGGATTAAGGAAAGATATAGGTGTTTCTATGACCTTGATGACCCACACAAGATTGACTTTCGCATTTATTGCTACATTTTTGGTACTAAGTTCACAATTTTTTTTCgtattcctctattttttttgCAAAACCTTCTTACTACTTTTAGAATGGGGGGGACCGTTGGTGGGCAAGGTTGTTGATGTCATAATTGCACCATTTAAATTCTTTTCATTATAGATTTGGGGTGTGTCTAAAAGTTGTCTACGATAAGAAGGGTCTCAATTGTGGGGGTTTTGCAATGTAAAACAATGACTAGGATTGGATCATGCTCTGTCAAGAGATATCAAGATCTACCAGGTACTATTCCTATGACTGCGACTTAGAACTAAAAGACACTTCACAAATTTAAAGTATGAAAATCAACTATCCTGCAAAGAGTTCAAATATGATACCAAGGGTCTGAACAGAACAAAGTTTAAGATCTTAATCATGGAATTATCTAATCACAAGCTTAAATAACTTTTAACTTCCTATGAAATCAAATCCATAACTAAGTGCTCGAAAATAAACCTATTTTACGCTTGCTGAAAGTAAAATCTAAATTACATTTGTAGGaaataaatagataaattataACTGTAGAAATGAAATCTATTTAAACAAACAAGAAAACAACTAAATTCCATGAGTTAACCCAACAATGCTTTTGTTCTTTCCTTAGTTCCAAATTCGTCATCTTACTAAAATGAGAAACTAAATTCATTTACTGAAAAGAAACTAAATGACAGTAGAAAACTAAGACTTCTTAACATGCACTTATTGAAACAATATATGAGTGAGAATTAAACAACTACAACTTTTGAAATTCAACACTTAATCTACTAAAAATGCATTACCAAGGAATCTGAACAATGTGAAATCAGTTTCAATGTACACAACTAAACGTGTAAAAGAGACAACACAAGGATCACCTTCCTTTGGCTGAGCAAGCCATGCTCTTCCTTTGGTGGGATCTGAAGTACAAGAATCCTTAGATCAACTTCTGATTTTCATTGAAATGCACTTCCAACGGGAAGTGAAAATAGACTTGTTGATTACAAATTATGAAGCTCTACTATTGGCTAACTTACTGACTAATTTTCTTATTACATTCTACAGAACTCAATGGGATATTTATacatatcctttattcaaattcaaactattGTTACTTGCTTAATACATAGTAACGAATACAACTGAACTAGAGACAACTTAAAATCAAACTAACAAACTTCAAAAGGAAGTTAAAGTTGTAGAGACAACCAATGAAATAGACACATGGAAGGTCAAGAGGATCTTCTATGTAGAACACTTCAGGAGCCGTCATCATACATGTGGCAAACAAATTGGAGTTGACTATTTAGTCTGCTTGTTttcttaaaatatattaaaaaatacatTTATGAAGATCAAACAAAACAAAGCAACATATTTTCTGGTTATCACAACATTTATACTTGCAAATCAATCAAAAAGTAAAATATTTAACCAAAAGATATCATTCCTAATATTACTTCTAATAAGCAAAATATAATACCGAAAATGAGTAAACATGCAAGTTATAAGAATGTTGCCAGACATATTAGTTCATATAGAACTAAAATTTTAAGCCATAAAGTATGATTAAAAGTGTAAAAAATGAGTCTCTCATCAACCGTGTGCGTGTTGACCTAGATAAGCATCCATGAGTTCAGGGATATTGAGACTGTGTGGCATATTTGTAAGGAGGGAGGGGATGATGGGTATCTTGAACATTTGAAGGGGTTTGATGAGGAAATGTCTATGAGATTTACTACCTCATGGAACAATAGGAGAGTCGTGGTGGGAGGAATTTCGTTCAAAGTTAGTGAGGAGGTGATTGTGCAAGTGATTGGCCTTTCCATGGAAAGCAGTTTGTGTAACTAGAGAACTAGTCATGTGGGGAATAGTGAGAGTCTAAATAGTTTTTTTCATATGAAAGGAGCCCCATTGAAGTTGCGAGGTGGATATTTCAGAGAGGAGTTGCCTAACCATTGGAAAACGGTATGTCTgatgataatgaagtattttactTTGGAAGGTCACTTTAAAGTTTATTATTTTTGTCATATACCACTTCTGAATCACTTTAGGAATCATGATATTATCTCCTTTCCATTTTATCTGTTACACTCTTTGGAACATTCTGTTAAAGAGGCCCTCAATCCTAAAAACCAGGATAAAAAAACCTATGCCCTTACACCAGGGCTTTATTTACATACTCTATTCCTTCCACTTGGCTCAGTGTCTGCTTAAAAATATCATGGTATTGGAACCCCGAACCTTGAGTGTTCCCCCCTTTGTAACATGTGGACCTGTTGTTTGGAAGAAACAATGTACTTGCCAATCTAAGCCTGCTTTCATTGCTTCCCCTAAAACCCCCTCTACCTCATTGATCATTACTGAGCTTAGTGCGTCAAAGGACCAAAAGCCCTCGAcaagaaagaaaaaaggaaagaatacTTGCTATCACAAAAAGATTACTATTCTGGAAGAGTCAAGCAAGGAGGAATAGGAAGTGAGGGAGAGTAAGAACGAGAATGAGGGTAGACGAAGGTTAAACATGCTGGCCTCACATAGCTCTAGAAAAGGTAAAAAATTAAAGCTTGTTGATTATGGCTCGAAGGATGAAGAAGATGAATAGGGGAAGGATTATGaggaaaaggaggaagagaagaatgTGGAAGGTCGTGGGGATGACATGGAGGAAAACCTAAAGAATTTGGTGAACAATAGTTGGTCTAAATAGGATAATCCAATTGGGGATGACAAAATGGAGGAGGACGTCAAAGTGATTGTTGTAGGTGAAAGTTGCACGAGATGTCAAAGGGCCAACAAAGAGTTGAAGGAAATAGGGGAGGAACTATGATGCTAAAGGCCAAAACCCTTGACCTAGAGAAGAAGATGGGCAACATCTCCAAATTCAATCTTCAGGTAATGCACAATTCGATGACCTCCCTTTGTCATATGTAAGATAAGGCTTTTGGTGATGTGGCAGAAGAGGATGACATCCACAAGGAGCTCTTCAAATTCCTAACCGAGGATTGAAATAATGTCTTATTGCAAGTGGGTTGTGTTGTCAAGAATCATGGTCATGTTTAGTATCATAGGGGTTTCTTTTTATGCTGACTTTTTTTTTTGGAGCTTGGCTCCCTTGTTAAACAATCTAGGTAATTACAATATGTTTTTTATTAGCTGATTTTCTATTTCTAGACTCCATTTTTACTCTTTGGTTGGTGGGTTTTTTGGCTTACAAACTGTTGTGGATGTAATTGTTTCTGGTAATTTTGTTGTGATTGTGTTAATGTTTTTGGATGCCTTTGGGTTGTGGATGTTATAGGGACAACACCTTAGTTTTGTTGCTTTCAATATAAAAAACAATCTTTTAcatttcaaaatattaattaatGGTGAAATTTTTTTACAATGGCAACAAGAGATAGAATGTAATGGCTTGTATGTTAGTAAAAATTATTAACTTTTATTAGTTATTAATAATTTATTTGACAACCAATTAAAAATGAGTATttttttctcttgattttttttGGCTTTTCTAAAGTTAACATCTTAgctttataaatttataattttttaaaattatttttcttcaataTGATTGACTAAAAAAGTTGTGTTATAGGAGCAATAAAATAGTTACTTTATTTCTCCATTTAATGTTGGGGCTCAAACCCgttaggggtttgaaccttggtggtcataAAAGcaccaccaccacttaaccaacgAACTATGAGAATAGAATgctttaataattaaatttaatctttATCCATATCATTATTATGTTACATGTCATTCATACACTTAGATTGCAAACTATATAAAAGATAATGTTATGTACATCTATTCATAATTTACTCTCAAACATATTTAATTAAAGTTTAATAGTAGCTTCCATGTAAGTGTAACTAGTTTGAAATATTTGCATCACATCTTAACTAATATTTCAGCTAAAATAACTTACTACAATTATATTAATCCAACTAAGGAATTACTTAGATACAAATTCAGTTTTAATGTTGTCTAACCTCTATTTCATTGAATCATATAATTATATAAATCAAAAATTTTAAGCATGTTAAGAATCTTCACCAATCAATTACAATTAAATATAGATTTTGATCACATTAGTATATTACATCAATGTATTATTCACCTTCTCCTAAATGATTATAGCCAACTAgacaataaattatataataattatttatagtATCTTATAAAGtgagttataattaatattacatacatacaaataaaataattttttttttatacattCTAATGTTATAAtgttagaattataattaatatatacaCCCATTTACACGTAATAAATAATACAACTTGATACATTTTTTAGATAAGTATATTTAAGATATCTACACTAATATTTAATAATGAACATTTTCTTTTTAAAAGCTTCTTTAGATGTCCCTAATGGGAACCCCTTGGACAAAGTTTAAAAAGTGTTTGTTAAcatactcaacattaattaaaaagTTTGATGAATAAATTTTGATTTGttaatagaaattaagaaaatgatTTGATAATTATAGTTGAAAATTTTATAGATATAGATTTTAAATAATTAACAAAGTTAAAAAtgtagaagaacaaacaaaaatatgttttaaaaaaaaactaatggaCCCTTTCATGTCAACAAATATTTTAAACAATTATCAATACAGAAAACATTAAtcctttaaaatatatatttaataatttttaataaaaataaattttaaaaatataaatatatatttaaaaaaattatgaagaGACCAAAATAATTCATtcttaaaatatatttcataattttaaataataataaataaattaaaatataaataaataaacaatatgtactaatttttaaatttaaaaaaaatatcataattttttttatttaattatatttttaatcattttaacaCCGTTGGGAATTGGGGCTCCTAAGAAGACAAAATATATATACAATGAACATAGTGaattattgataaaataattggTATAATGAATGGAATGAGAGATTTGTATGGCACTGGTAAAAGAATATTGGGCTCTATATGTCTACCCATGATATTGATCTACATTTTACTACTTCCTCCTTCCTCCTAAAGCACAATCACATAGAATGCAAGGCTGGAGGCTTTTGACAGGCTACCTAAAAGTATAAGTTCAGCCAATTGCAAGCAAATCATAATGAATTTCTCTACTAATTAGAGAAAGCAATAGGGCTGACTCTAGATGAGAGAAGCCCATGTCTTTGGAAGCCATAGATCCTGAGCACCTGATCATCTGCAAAATTCAAAGCCCTCTCCATTCCCTGCAGACAATCTTCTGCCTTGTATATTTTATTACGATTTCCACTGCATGGTTGGCACCCTGTAAAATGAGTTACAAAAGGTTTCCTCTGTGAAATCCCTGCTCCTCTCTTGTGCAAATAGTACTCTTTCATCTTCCTGTACATTGGGCCACTTTTCTCTGCATATCTTCTTTTCAATACTGGATTTTCATTTTCCATTTCCTTATACCACTTGCTAGCATTCTCATAAGTCCTCACCACATCAAGCCAATACCCCTGGAAAAAGTAAGAATTTTCTATATAAATCTTATCTGCCCACCTTTTTTTTTCCTTGATCATGAGATAAACTAGAGCAGATTGATCATCTGAATCAGTCACAGCTCTGTCAGGAAGAACATCAGATAAAATCTTAGCAAATGGAACATACAAAGGACTCAGTGGCCCCATGGCAGACCACCTCTCCATGAAATCCATGGACCATTCACAGTTCCTAATAAGAAATACACCTGCATTCACACCAAGCCAGCTTCTCTTCACATAAACATCTTTCTCCCATCCATGAACAACCATGTTATAGTCCTTATACTTCTCCAGGGGGTGCTCAAACTCCATATCTGTTATGATGGCATCTGAGTCAATCCACCAGATCCATTCTGCTTCAGGATGAGCCACCATGGCTGCCCTTACCAATGGGATTTTGGCCCAGAATGTTATCATCTGTGGATGGATGAGAATATTGTTGTAGAACAAATCTAAGCCATGGAGTCTGCAGTAATCCTGCTTGTTCTTGAAGAACCTCAGCAGAAGATGATCCCCTTTAGGGTTCTTGCAAGGCTGAAACTGAGAACCAGTCAGGACCAAGATTCTAGGGTTTCCTCCTTTAGTGTAGTTCTTCACATGGGGATGCATTTTCAACCATAGCTCTCTCTTTCTGTCCCAATTCTTTATGGTTTTCCCCACACTGT contains:
- the LOC131027119 gene encoding galactomannan galactosyltransferase 1; translated protein: MDSSKSRRPANKVIMSLLRTKTKKFCDGMIFFGGGMAALFLCWSLWRICSVGIISMPLIGSNTSSQLRVLKNPSSIVVQQNPRENVGLKSESGLEKKQELQSRDEDGDQLFEKEWERSADNFYADSDFSYSVGKTIKNWDRKRELWLKMHPHVKNYTKGGNPRILVLTGSQFQPCKNPKGDHLLLRFFKNKQDYCRLHGLDLFYNNILIHPQMITFWAKIPLVRAAMVAHPEAEWIWWIDSDAIITDMEFEHPLEKYKDYNMVVHGWEKDVYVKRSWLGVNAGVFLIRNCEWSMDFMERWSAMGPLSPLYVPFAKILSDVLPDRAVTDSDDQSALVYLMIKEKKRWADKIYIENSYFFQGYWLDVVRTYENASKWYKEMENENPVLKRRYAEKSGPMYRKMKEYYLHKRGAGISQRKPFVTHFTGCQPCSGNRNKIYKAEDCLQGMERALNFADDQVLRIYGFQRHGLLSSRVSPIAFSN